A stretch of the Prochlorococcus marinus str. MIT 0918 genome encodes the following:
- a CDS encoding class I SAM-dependent methyltransferase — translation MNKLNSILTEYQRSKEDNNDDSLFYTQPRFVHHLDDGFRKRLTELYRKEIYQDAVVLDLMSSWVSHLPNEIKYKRVIGHGLNEVELSSNKRLDSYWVQNLNNSQKLPLETDSIDFCLIAAGWQYMQYPERIALELKRVLRTHGKLIISFSNRAFWIKSPRVWVEGSDIDRINYIKNVLLAQGWPEPEYISETNKKNGVLNLMGISGDPFLSVLASNN, via the coding sequence ATGAATAAATTAAACTCTATATTAACTGAGTATCAAAGATCAAAAGAGGATAATAATGATGATTCATTATTTTATACTCAGCCTAGATTTGTTCATCATTTGGATGATGGTTTTCGTAAAAGATTAACAGAGTTATATAGAAAAGAAATATATCAAGATGCTGTTGTTTTAGATTTAATGTCTAGTTGGGTTAGTCATCTACCTAATGAGATTAAATATAAAAGAGTTATTGGGCATGGTCTTAATGAAGTGGAACTTTCTAGTAATAAAAGATTAGATTCTTATTGGGTGCAAAACTTAAATAATAGCCAGAAACTACCTTTAGAAACCGATTCGATAGACTTTTGTTTAATTGCAGCTGGTTGGCAGTATATGCAATACCCAGAAAGAATAGCCTTGGAATTAAAACGTGTACTTAGAACTCACGGGAAATTAATTATTTCTTTTTCTAATAGGGCTTTCTGGATAAAATCTCCTCGTGTATGGGTAGAAGGATCAGATATTGATAGGATTAATTACATTAAAAATGTTTTATTGGCACAAGGCTGGCCTGAGCCAGAGTATATTTCTGAAACTAATAAAAAAAATGGAGTCCTAAATCTAATGGGAATTAGTGGAGATCCTTTTTTATCTGTTTTAGCATCTAACAACTAA
- a CDS encoding type 1 glutamine amidotransferase, which produces MARLIVLQHIEREGPGLFEKIALERSMNVNIFRLYLGEPIPNIYKDDLLLVMGGSMGVSDISNNMYPWLLDEVNLLKNALKNNIKIIGICLGAQLLAYAAGGKVEPLSIGHRMKKKAEVGWGNVFF; this is translated from the coding sequence ATGGCTCGTTTAATAGTTCTTCAACATATAGAAAGAGAAGGGCCTGGACTATTTGAGAAAATAGCTTTAGAGCGTTCGATGAATGTAAATATTTTCCGCTTATATTTAGGGGAGCCAATCCCTAACATATATAAAGATGATCTTTTATTAGTAATGGGTGGCTCTATGGGGGTAAGCGATATATCTAACAACATGTACCCTTGGCTTTTAGATGAAGTTAATCTTTTAAAAAATGCTTTGAAAAATAATATAAAAATCATCGGGATTTGTTTAGGGGCACAGCTTTTGGCATATGCAGCAGGTGGAAAAGTTGAGCCATTAAGTATAGGACACCGTATGAAAAAAAAGGCTGAAGTTGGTTGGGGTAATGTTTTTTTTTAA
- a CDS encoding chlorophyll a/b binding light-harvesting protein, producing MQTYGNPDVTYGWWVGNSVVTNKSSRFIGSHVAHTGLIAFTAGANTLWELARYNPEIPMGHQGMVSIPHLASIGIGFDQAGVWTGQDVAFIGIFHLICSFVYALAGLLHSRVFSPDTQNSSGLFAEGRPEHRQAAKYKLEWDNPDNQTFILGHHLIFFGVACIWFVEWAKWHGIYDPALGAVRQVEYNLNLNAIWNHQFDFLSIDSLEDVMGGHAFLAFAEILGGAHHIATKMGSGLLGEYTEFKGKNVLSAEAVLSWSLAGIGWMAIIAAFWCATNTTVYPEAWYGEPLALKFGISPYWIDTGNMDGVVTGHTSRAWLSNVHYYLGFFFIQGHLWHAIRALGFDFKRVTNAVANLDSQKITLAD from the coding sequence ATGCAAACCTATGGAAATCCAGACGTCACCTACGGGTGGTGGGTTGGTAACTCTGTAGTAACCAACAAGTCAAGTCGATTTATAGGCTCGCATGTTGCGCATACAGGATTAATTGCATTTACAGCTGGTGCAAACACCCTTTGGGAACTTGCTAGATACAACCCAGAAATTCCAATGGGACATCAGGGAATGGTCAGCATTCCTCACTTAGCTTCTATTGGCATTGGTTTTGATCAGGCAGGTGTTTGGACAGGTCAAGATGTTGCCTTTATTGGTATTTTTCATCTGATTTGCTCATTTGTTTATGCACTTGCTGGCCTTTTGCATTCAAGAGTCTTTAGCCCAGACACTCAGAATTCTTCAGGACTTTTTGCTGAAGGTCGTCCTGAGCATAGACAAGCAGCAAAGTACAAACTTGAATGGGATAATCCAGACAACCAAACCTTTATTCTTGGACATCATTTAATTTTCTTTGGTGTTGCTTGTATATGGTTTGTTGAATGGGCCAAGTGGCATGGAATTTACGATCCAGCTCTTGGTGCTGTTCGACAGGTTGAGTACAACTTGAATTTGAATGCTATTTGGAATCATCAGTTTGATTTCCTCTCAATAGATAGTCTTGAGGATGTTATGGGTGGCCACGCATTCTTGGCTTTTGCTGAGATACTTGGTGGCGCTCATCACATTGCTACCAAAATGGGTTCTGGACTTCTTGGGGAATATACAGAATTCAAAGGTAAGAATGTACTATCAGCTGAAGCAGTGCTTTCTTGGTCTTTAGCAGGTATTGGTTGGATGGCAATTATTGCAGCCTTCTGGTGCGCTACTAATACCACTGTTTATCCTGAAGCATGGTATGGCGAACCTTTAGCACTCAAGTTTGGTATCTCTCCTTATTGGATTGATACAGGAAACATGGATGGTGTTGTTACTGGTCATACCTCTAGAGCTTGGTTAAGCAATGTTCATTATTACTTAGGATTCTTCTTTATTCAGGGTCATCTATGGCATGCAATTCGTGCACTAGGCTTTGACTTTAAGAGAGTTACAAATGCTGTAGCCAATTTGGATAGTCAAAAAATTACTTTGGCTGATTAA
- a CDS encoding SemiSWEET transporter: protein MEQIDSNDLLGLIAGTFTTIAFVPQLLKVWNSKSAKDISYVMFIMFIFGIVLWEIYGWEIHSLPVILFNVITFLLGSAILTLKFIFERNKSTLIKTD from the coding sequence ACTCTAATGACTTGCTTGGTTTAATTGCCGGTACATTTACAACCATTGCTTTTGTACCACAACTTTTAAAGGTTTGGAATTCAAAATCTGCAAAAGATATATCATATGTAATGTTTATTATGTTTATATTTGGTATAGTTTTATGGGAAATCTATGGGTGGGAGATACACTCTCTTCCTGTAATTTTATTTAATGTAATAACATTTTTACTTGGATCAGCGATATTAACTCTTAAATTTATTTTCGAAAGAAATAAATCTACTCTAATTAAAACTGATTAA